In one Umezawaea sp. Da 62-37 genomic region, the following are encoded:
- a CDS encoding tryptophan dimethylallyltransferase family protein — MSSRATVIGAAQRDGLFSVSTISYTRFVVDTWMALCSGLGYPPEIAAQAVGELEFATAGWGANLIGPQRRYPSYVSRDGFPVEFSVSWRGGEPEVRVLFESLGPALTPASCQAAGQALTRSLAGRPGVSIDGYSSIEDLFVVDAPAPYRPTVWHSIAWRPGTAPRYKVYLNPQAQGVDRAAEVVGEAMARLGMAHAWAPVALQSRSLADDGHELEFFALDLAPDREARAKVYFRHPAMELVELNRVASFAAAHDPDRATTAFRAVYGEDTTRVENSPMTCLSFRAGGHGAAEANVYLRLPRNSPSDAESSRRITDVMRGEGVAPEPYLAMLDALAPRSLDGSVGLQELLAFRTAGRPRADLCVYLRCSVYATSVDTRHV, encoded by the coding sequence ATGTCCAGTCGCGCTACGGTCATCGGTGCTGCGCAGCGCGATGGGCTGTTCAGCGTTTCCACTATCTCCTACACCCGCTTCGTCGTGGACACGTGGATGGCCCTCTGTTCAGGCCTGGGATATCCCCCGGAGATCGCAGCCCAAGCCGTCGGTGAACTGGAGTTCGCCACCGCGGGGTGGGGGGCGAACCTTATTGGTCCACAACGTCGTTATCCGTCTTATGTCTCCCGCGACGGCTTCCCGGTGGAGTTCTCGGTGAGCTGGCGGGGAGGCGAACCGGAAGTCAGGGTCCTTTTCGAGTCGCTGGGTCCGGCGTTGACCCCCGCGAGTTGCCAGGCAGCGGGCCAGGCGCTCACCCGTTCGCTCGCGGGAAGGCCGGGGGTCTCGATCGACGGGTACTCGAGCATCGAGGACCTGTTCGTCGTCGACGCGCCCGCCCCCTACCGCCCGACGGTGTGGCACTCCATCGCCTGGCGGCCCGGCACCGCTCCGCGCTACAAGGTCTACCTCAACCCCCAGGCGCAGGGCGTCGACCGCGCGGCCGAGGTGGTCGGCGAGGCGATGGCCAGGCTCGGCATGGCGCACGCCTGGGCCCCGGTCGCCCTCCAGTCCCGCTCGCTCGCCGACGACGGCCACGAGCTGGAGTTCTTCGCCCTCGACCTCGCCCCCGACCGCGAAGCGCGCGCCAAGGTGTACTTCCGCCACCCCGCGATGGAACTGGTGGAGCTGAACCGGGTGGCCTCGTTCGCGGCCGCGCACGACCCGGACCGCGCGACCACCGCGTTCCGCGCGGTGTACGGCGAGGACACCACAAGGGTCGAGAACTCGCCGATGACCTGCCTGTCCTTCCGCGCGGGCGGCCACGGCGCCGCCGAGGCCAACGTCTACCTCCGGCTGCCGCGCAACAGCCCGTCCGACGCCGAGTCGAGCAGGCGCATCACCGACGTGATGCGCGGCGAGGGGGTGGCGCCCGAGCCGTACCTGGCCATGCTGGACGCGCTCGCGCCGCGCTCGCTGGACGGCTCGGTCGGGTTGCAGGAGCTGCTCGCGTTCCGCACCGCGGGCAGGCCGCGCGCCGATCTCTGCGTGTACCTGCGGTGCAGCGTCTACGCCACGTCCGTGGACACCCGGCACGTCTGA
- a CDS encoding FAD-dependent oxidoreductase, with amino-acid sequence MTKEKESQYSEQPIVDHVCVIGAGISGLAVARTLRRRNVSFVCVDRTGGVGGIWRQPSTGEPWPGYRSLHLNTSQKITAFADVPMPTDYPLHPRHDQIRDYLASYAEAHDLIGHMEFDTDVVSVERQKNSTWEVVTVDRATGLEKRRTFGHVVVATGHQWDPVRPGPDIPGFDSFPGEQLHAIDYSTPFEHLDKRVAVVGFGNSAADLSVELSRLAKKTILSFRRSLHVVPKTLMGIPIDEIATSRWWGRMTFTEQQRFIKLLLRIIRGKLTDFGIPKPDHKLFAGPLTISDELLSRISHGDIVVKPAIKRFDGSTVRFADGTSEEVDTVIYCTGYRISFPFLPADCAFTSTGRVGLYQRVVAPRHTGLYFAGLLKPVGSITRLVEMQAKWIADLVQGKAVLPPADVMEAEVEKHLSETAGRYGTTAQDSIQVDVTPYLDAIKRERTRHSHVRMPERA; translated from the coding sequence GTGACCAAGGAGAAGGAAAGTCAATACTCCGAACAGCCTATTGTCGATCACGTATGCGTGATCGGGGCAGGTATCTCCGGACTGGCCGTCGCCCGAACACTTCGCAGACGCAACGTGTCATTCGTGTGCGTCGACCGGACCGGCGGCGTCGGTGGTATTTGGCGACAGCCGAGCACCGGCGAACCGTGGCCCGGATATCGATCGCTGCACCTGAACACGTCGCAGAAGATCACGGCGTTCGCGGACGTCCCGATGCCGACGGACTATCCGCTGCACCCCCGCCACGACCAGATCCGCGACTACCTCGCGAGCTACGCCGAAGCCCACGACCTCATCGGGCACATGGAGTTCGACACGGACGTCGTGAGCGTGGAACGACAGAAAAATTCCACGTGGGAGGTGGTGACGGTCGATCGCGCCACGGGTCTGGAGAAGCGTCGGACGTTCGGACATGTGGTGGTCGCAACAGGCCACCAGTGGGATCCGGTGCGCCCTGGTCCCGACATCCCAGGATTCGATTCATTCCCCGGAGAGCAGCTCCACGCGATCGATTACTCGACCCCCTTCGAGCACCTTGACAAACGGGTCGCCGTAGTGGGCTTCGGAAATTCTGCGGCGGATCTCTCGGTCGAGTTGTCAAGGCTCGCGAAGAAGACGATCCTGTCGTTCCGACGCAGTCTCCACGTGGTCCCGAAGACCCTCATGGGCATTCCGATCGACGAGATCGCCACCAGTCGGTGGTGGGGCCGCATGACGTTCACCGAACAGCAGCGGTTCATCAAACTGCTGCTGAGGATTATTCGCGGCAAGTTGACCGACTTCGGAATCCCCAAGCCGGATCACAAGCTGTTCGCCGGACCACTCACGATCTCCGACGAACTCCTCAGTCGGATCAGCCACGGCGATATCGTGGTCAAGCCCGCCATCAAGCGGTTCGACGGTTCCACGGTGCGGTTCGCCGACGGCACGAGCGAAGAGGTGGACACGGTCATCTACTGCACCGGGTACCGCATCTCGTTCCCGTTCCTGCCCGCTGACTGCGCTTTCACCAGCACCGGCCGGGTCGGGCTCTACCAGCGGGTCGTGGCACCGCGGCACACCGGGCTCTACTTCGCCGGACTGCTCAAGCCGGTCGGCTCCATCACCCGACTCGTGGAAATGCAGGCGAAGTGGATAGCCGACCTGGTCCAGGGAAAGGCCGTGCTGCCGCCCGCCGACGTCATGGAGGCGGAAGTGGAAAAGCACCTGTCGGAGACCGCGGGCCGGTACGGCACGACGGCCCAGGACTCCATCCAGGTGGACGTCACACCCTACTTGGACGCGATCAAGCGGGAACGCACGCGGCATTCGCACGTGCGGATGCCCGAGCGGGCATGA
- a CDS encoding ATP/GTP-binding protein: MASVESERPGGELLVPTPVKIVIAGGFGTGKTTMVKSVSEIAPLQTEELLTEASVGVDDLAGVEGKTTTTVALDFGRITISPEIVLYLFGTPGQGRFWFMWDELAQGAIGAVVLVDTRRLDSSFPSIDFFERRDIPFIVAVNCFESAHKYGIDEVRRALDLDRAIPVVLCDVRNRESSKAVLVGIIEHAMARLDAMA, from the coding sequence ATGGCGTCCGTGGAATCTGAGCGGCCGGGCGGCGAGCTGCTCGTTCCCACCCCGGTGAAGATCGTCATCGCCGGGGGCTTCGGTACCGGCAAGACGACGATGGTGAAGTCGGTCAGCGAGATCGCGCCGCTGCAGACCGAGGAGCTGCTGACCGAGGCGAGCGTCGGCGTCGACGACCTCGCGGGGGTCGAGGGCAAGACCACGACCACGGTCGCGCTCGACTTCGGCCGCATCACGATCAGCCCCGAGATCGTGCTGTACCTGTTCGGCACGCCGGGGCAGGGTCGCTTCTGGTTCATGTGGGACGAGCTCGCGCAGGGCGCCATCGGGGCCGTCGTGCTGGTGGACACCCGCAGGCTCGACAGCAGCTTCCCGTCGATCGACTTCTTCGAGCGCCGCGACATCCCGTTCATCGTCGCGGTGAATTGCTTCGAGAGCGCACACAAGTACGGGATCGACGAAGTGCGGCGCGCGCTCGACCTCGACCGCGCGATCCCGGTCGTCCTGTGCGACGTGCGGAATCGGGAATCGAGCAAGGCGGTCCTCGTCGGCATCATCGAGCACGCCATGGCGCGCCTCGACGCGATGGCCTGA
- a CDS encoding DUF742 domain-containing protein, with amino-acid sequence MSGGGDWWYDEAAGPLVRPYAMVRGRTRPVTAELHLVTQVRAMPSASDPESLSVEHMEIMELCRRPLSVAEVAAYLDVPLVVVKVLLSDLIQRGDVVIRDPARIAEVPDRNLLQAVLDGVRGI; translated from the coding sequence ATGAGCGGCGGCGGCGACTGGTGGTACGACGAGGCGGCGGGCCCCCTGGTGCGCCCGTACGCCATGGTGCGCGGCCGCACCCGTCCCGTGACCGCCGAGCTGCACCTGGTCACCCAGGTGCGGGCGATGCCCTCCGCGAGCGACCCCGAGTCGCTCTCGGTGGAGCACATGGAGATCATGGAGCTGTGCAGGCGACCGCTGTCCGTCGCCGAAGTCGCCGCTTACCTCGACGTGCCGCTCGTCGTGGTGAAGGTGTTGCTGAGCGACCTCATCCAACGCGGTGATGTCGTCATCCGCGATCCGGCGAGGATCGCGGAAGTCCCGGATCGGAACCTACTTCAGGCGGTGCTGGATGGCGTCCGTGGAATCTGA
- a CDS encoding roadblock/LC7 domain-containing protein: MKDINTPHNELNWLLEDLVGRVVGARHAVVLSADGLLLGRSPGLSKDDSDHLSAMASAFQSLARGTGRQFGGGQVRQTIVEMEHAYLFVTAAGHGACLAVLGEEDADMGMIAYEMNMLVKRVGTYLSSAPRAETAPPLPSARRSS; this comes from the coding sequence ATGAAGGACATCAACACCCCGCACAACGAACTGAACTGGTTGCTGGAGGACCTGGTCGGCCGCGTGGTCGGTGCACGGCACGCGGTGGTCCTCTCCGCCGACGGGCTCCTGCTCGGCCGCTCGCCAGGGCTCTCCAAGGACGACTCGGACCACCTGTCGGCGATGGCCTCGGCCTTCCAGAGCCTCGCCAGGGGCACCGGACGGCAGTTCGGCGGCGGGCAGGTCCGGCAGACCATCGTGGAGATGGAGCACGCCTACCTGTTCGTCACGGCGGCGGGCCACGGCGCCTGCCTCGCCGTGCTCGGCGAGGAGGACGCGGACATGGGCATGATCGCCTACGAGATGAACATGCTCGTGAAGCGCGTCGGCACCTACCTGTCGTCGGCGCCACGGGCCGAGACCGCGCCGCCACTGCCGTCGGCACGCAGGTCGTCGTGA